Part of the Candidatus Cloacimonadota bacterium genome is shown below.
TTATTGTGATTCCATCAAAATCAGCAAGAGTTTGAGCAACAGAATAAGTTCCGTGCGCAAAATTATCAATTTCAAACATTCCCATAGGTCCGTTCCAGACAACCGTTTTTGATTCGTTGATTATCCGTTTGAATTTCTTAATAGTTTTTTCTCCGATATCTAATCCCATCCACCCGTTTGGAATTTTTTCGACTGATACTGTTTTAAATTCTGCATTTTTTTGAGGTTCTTTTGCAATCACCGTATCTACCGGCAAAACAATATCCACTCCTTTTTTTTTCGAAAGTTCAAGTAAATTTTTTGCAAGTTCGAGTTTATCTTCCTCCACGAGTGACTTCCCCACAGAATATCCCAACGCCTTATAAAAAGTAAACATCATTGCTCCACCGATAAGAATATTATCAGCCTTTTTCATTACTTCTTTGATCAATTCGATCTTCCCCGATACTTTTACCCCACCAAAAATTGCAGTAAATGGCTTTTGCGGATCACCCAATTGTTGTTTGAGATACTTCAATTCTTTTTCAACAAGAAAACCGATAGCAGAAGGCAAAATATTTGCAAGTCCAACATTTGAAGCGTGAGCTCTGTGGGCTGTTCCAAAAGCATCATTAATAAAAATATCTCCAAGAGAGGCAAGTT
Proteins encoded:
- a CDS encoding phosphoglycerate kinase: SVNDIEVSNKKVLVRVDFNVPLDAEQKINNDKRIKSALPTIKYLIDHHASVILLSHLGRPKGKVVPELSLEPVAKHLSKLLGENVIMMNDCIGKRVNEDIGRMKPGEIVLLENTRFHPEEKKNDPEFAKQLASLGDIFINDAFGTAHRAHASNVGLANILPSAIGFLVEKELKYLKQQLGDPQKPFTAIFGGVKVSGKIELIKEVMKKADNILIGGAMMFTFYKALGYSVGKSLVEEDKLELAKNLLELSKKKGVDIVLPVDTVIAKEPQKNAEFKTVSVEKIPNGWMGLDIGEKTIKKFKRIINESKTVVWNGPMGMFEIDNFAHGTYSVAQTLADFDGITIIGGGDSAAAVEKIGLENRMTHISTGGGASLEMLAGKELPGIAVIPERNG